In Solibacillus isronensis, the following are encoded in one genomic region:
- a CDS encoding DUF2339 domain-containing protein yields the protein MERDTEMLERIAALEQEVRSLKTEVQHLKQHVKIEQVVPVQTEPVKPFVRKKLPVPSTVTVPREDPIPEKEKRSLEDLFTRALPRIFTVILVLGVLWGLKLVSDYGFLSDSVKIIAGFVLSIGLGACAYYMEKKEKGSRVVALSLYGGAFIVGILTTAAGAILYDVLSLYVALIFALIYIIYGVFISYVKGNEALTALVVFTSLLLPYLLEYMQFSGVIIGIFVVLLFAVVQVVILKHTQRRALYIGTAFSVLALAVVSIFHDERLAFFAFAIIAVFSLFLISFIRLYSSNSKLHASLLFTFTVIVLSLINGILSREETPLLIALVLFFAIVAGALYIVFKRAERLLIDMFGTLSIIVLLNIITQLNISSEMSLLLMIVVSFGGLVVALKHAIFFMKWVKGITFSVLAFFVLMFYEVEPFFSLKHLNIVLVIAMLIGLYKVLLQYKAAPVEEKKRLFKLEDIYPCLLYLVALLYVWKLDWAYMPQHYTTFLAISLIAFAFAAVLVVKPEIVGHFLPWLASGVYVFAGLVLLSTVWVDDQAVIVALIVRILYFAILWAIVADAWEKGWIYKNYKTFFSQYIEQLTIASMIISIIWIFSITNFMNFHDLINWSSAVILNTVFIFTFACFSLFLAAKRSYSNLKMVGIGLLFFGIIKMIFFDLSELDILIRSISFIIIGAIGLVISNKLLGKGKDE from the coding sequence GTGGAAAGAGATACAGAAATGCTGGAACGGATTGCGGCTTTGGAACAGGAAGTACGCTCATTAAAAACAGAAGTACAGCATTTAAAGCAGCATGTGAAAATAGAGCAAGTTGTACCCGTTCAAACAGAACCGGTAAAACCTTTTGTACGAAAAAAACTACCTGTACCAAGTACGGTTACTGTTCCTAGAGAAGACCCTATTCCAGAAAAGGAAAAGCGGTCACTGGAAGACTTGTTTACCCGGGCATTACCGCGAATCTTTACGGTCATTTTAGTGCTCGGTGTCCTCTGGGGTTTAAAACTCGTTAGTGATTACGGCTTCTTATCCGATAGCGTCAAAATTATTGCCGGCTTTGTATTATCGATCGGTCTTGGCGCATGTGCCTACTATATGGAGAAAAAGGAAAAAGGATCACGGGTTGTCGCGTTATCGCTTTACGGTGGTGCCTTCATTGTCGGGATTTTAACAACTGCTGCGGGGGCCATTTTATATGATGTGCTCAGTTTATATGTAGCATTAATTTTTGCCCTAATTTATATCATTTACGGCGTTTTCATCAGCTATGTTAAAGGAAATGAAGCATTGACAGCACTCGTTGTCTTTACGTCATTATTACTGCCGTATTTACTGGAATACATGCAGTTTAGCGGAGTGATTATCGGCATTTTCGTCGTGTTGCTTTTCGCCGTTGTGCAAGTCGTTATTTTAAAACATACACAGCGTAGAGCACTTTATATCGGGACGGCCTTTTCAGTTTTAGCACTGGCGGTTGTTTCGATATTCCATGATGAACGACTGGCCTTTTTTGCATTTGCGATCATTGCCGTTTTCAGTCTGTTTCTCATAAGTTTCATACGGTTATATTCTAGTAATAGTAAGTTGCATGCTAGTTTACTATTCACTTTTACAGTCATCGTATTGTCACTCATAAACGGAATACTTTCTCGTGAAGAGACTCCGTTACTAATCGCTCTTGTTTTGTTCTTTGCGATTGTAGCCGGCGCTTTATATATCGTATTCAAGCGTGCGGAACGACTGTTGATTGATATGTTCGGGACATTATCGATTATTGTACTGCTGAATATTATTACCCAGCTCAATATTTCAAGCGAAATGTCATTGCTTCTGATGATTGTCGTGTCATTTGGCGGACTGGTCGTTGCGTTGAAGCATGCGATTTTCTTCATGAAATGGGTTAAGGGTATTACGTTTTCTGTACTCGCCTTTTTCGTTTTAATGTTTTATGAAGTGGAGCCATTCTTCTCATTGAAGCATTTGAACATTGTTCTTGTTATAGCGATGCTAATAGGTCTTTATAAAGTCCTGCTTCAGTATAAAGCTGCACCGGTTGAAGAGAAAAAGAGACTTTTCAAATTGGAAGATATTTATCCGTGCCTATTATATTTAGTTGCCCTACTTTATGTTTGGAAACTGGACTGGGCGTATATGCCGCAGCACTACACAACGTTTTTAGCAATTAGTTTAATTGCATTTGCATTTGCTGCTGTTTTAGTCGTCAAACCCGAAATCGTCGGTCATTTTCTTCCTTGGCTTGCTTCTGGCGTTTATGTGTTTGCGGGACTTGTTTTACTTTCCACTGTATGGGTTGATGACCAGGCAGTTATCGTCGCCCTTATCGTTCGCATTTTGTATTTTGCCATTCTGTGGGCAATTGTTGCTGATGCTTGGGAAAAAGGATGGATTTATAAAAACTACAAAACGTTTTTCAGCCAATATATAGAGCAACTGACGATCGCCAGTATGATTATTTCGATTATATGGATTTTCAGTATAACGAATTTCATGAATTTCCATGATCTTATCAATTGGAGCTCAGCGGTTATTCTAAATACTGTATTTATTTTCACCTTCGCCTGCTTCTCGTTGTTCCTTGCAGCGAAACGAAGCTACTCGAATTTGAAGATGGTCGGTATTGGCTTACTGTTCTTCGGGATTATCAAGATGATTTTCTTTGATTTATCCGAGCTCGACATCCTTATTCGTTCGATTTCGTTCATCATTATCGGTGCAATCGGACTTGTCATTTCAAATAAGCTACTCGGAAAAGGAAAGGACGAATAA
- a CDS encoding transglutaminase domain-containing protein, giving the protein MSNLIIFSIIFLIVLVIFIKLFRSFTAQLYIRSRIRKGIRRNFKQIKLAKGNKQQLFDVYKSVYNNATSKPNRLFASRDRDKFELKANTELNRMTRNPFTKLYASALTYSKGLFTCLFLIATILSGGILKDEVKASSLTLPTVDQDIQLKLNVNLEDKIDQIVTSFMQGENKLQSFNFQDLANKKVVPVYDVKDLPQAVTNVEQLGQAIAHHMSQFEHQFTVYYEGDVSDFETTIDEVFAWLEVNEPYLWAVMGEFSTRAKYYGNKVEWHAAVNYDLTAEENAIVLGKIDQIISTIPENATVSEKVKFVNDYLVVHTEYNVNSKANPHTPYSVLMNGEGVCEGYALAALLMFEALGIEAKYVVGNAGGPHAWNLVKVDGQWYHLDITWNDPVPDQGDRVHYQYFLISDEKLSNDHEWIKADYPKTSVNDYL; this is encoded by the coding sequence ATGAGTAATTTAATAATTTTTTCAATCATTTTTCTAATCGTCCTAGTAATTTTTATCAAGCTGTTTCGTTCCTTTACCGCACAATTATATATTCGAAGCAGAATACGAAAAGGAATCAGGCGGAATTTTAAACAAATTAAATTGGCAAAAGGCAATAAGCAACAGCTTTTTGACGTATATAAAAGTGTATATAATAACGCGACATCAAAACCAAATCGATTATTTGCCTCCAGAGACCGAGATAAATTTGAACTGAAAGCAAATACGGAATTAAACCGTATGACGAGAAATCCTTTTACAAAACTGTATGCAAGCGCATTAACGTATTCAAAAGGGTTATTTACATGTCTTTTTCTTATTGCGACAATTCTTTCAGGAGGAATTTTGAAAGATGAAGTAAAAGCCTCTTCATTGACATTACCGACAGTTGACCAAGACATTCAATTAAAACTGAATGTTAACTTGGAAGATAAAATCGATCAGATCGTGACAAGCTTTATGCAAGGTGAAAATAAACTGCAAAGCTTTAATTTTCAAGATTTGGCGAATAAGAAGGTTGTTCCGGTTTATGATGTAAAAGATTTACCGCAGGCAGTGACAAATGTGGAGCAGTTAGGCCAGGCAATCGCCCATCATATGTCGCAGTTTGAACATCAGTTTACGGTTTACTATGAAGGCGATGTCTCCGATTTTGAAACGACAATAGATGAAGTTTTTGCATGGCTGGAAGTAAATGAACCGTATTTATGGGCGGTCATGGGCGAGTTCTCAACACGCGCCAAATACTACGGCAATAAAGTTGAATGGCATGCAGCGGTAAACTATGATTTAACAGCAGAAGAAAATGCCATTGTGCTTGGGAAGATCGATCAAATTATAAGTACAATTCCGGAGAACGCAACGGTATCGGAAAAAGTGAAATTTGTGAATGATTATCTAGTTGTGCATACGGAGTACAATGTGAACAGTAAAGCAAATCCACATACACCGTATTCTGTTTTAATGAATGGGGAAGGTGTCTGTGAAGGATATGCATTGGCTGCATTATTAATGTTTGAAGCGCTCGGTATCGAGGCGAAATATGTTGTCGGTAATGCCGGCGGACCACATGCCTGGAATTTGGTGAAAGTGGATGGACAGTGGTATCACCTCGATATTACATGGAATGACCCGGTTCCGGATCAGGGAGATCGAGTCCATTATCAATATTTCCTCATAAGCGATGAAAAACTTTCGAATGACCATGAATGGATTAAAGCGGATTATCCGAAAACATCTGTAAATGATTACCTGTAA
- a CDS encoding helix-turn-helix transcriptional regulator — protein MDRDFIIQITSESLKLIRTENNYTQDKMAEILGISKKTLVQIEKERTYANWTTTIAICALFRHSETLQNRIGGDPMEVIELTAHNVIITPREKTMGGYVWWKNIDEYKHHRLQQNLLSKHYRILDDENYRIISTFDEDVVMEKWQAIKTIV, from the coding sequence ATGGATCGAGATTTTATTATACAAATAACATCGGAAAGTTTGAAACTTATCCGCACTGAAAATAACTATACACAAGATAAAATGGCCGAAATTTTGGGCATTTCGAAAAAGACACTCGTACAAATCGAGAAAGAGCGTACTTATGCAAACTGGACAACGACGATTGCGATCTGCGCCCTCTTCCGTCATAGCGAAACATTACAAAACCGTATTGGCGGCGACCCGATGGAAGTCATTGAACTTACCGCACATAATGTCATCATTACCCCACGTGAAAAAACAATGGGCGGTTATGTTTGGTGGAAGAACATCGACGAATATAAACACCACCGACTTCAGCAAAATCTTTTAAGCAAGCATTACCGCATTTTAGATGACGAAAACTATCGAATCATTAGTACGTTTGATGAAGATGTCGTAATGGAAAAATGGCAAGCAATAAAAACGATTGTTTAA
- a CDS encoding GntR family transcriptional regulator — MDVKFNNRDPVYVQVIRHFKEQIAKGSFAPGHVIPSRRELANQLKINPNTVQRAYKEMEEQKLIYTEGNMPSCITKDEAVLKSVREELISEAVQVFISSIKSINAPLPEIMELVQKQYEEAEHRD; from the coding sequence GTGGATGTGAAATTCAATAACCGGGATCCTGTATATGTGCAGGTTATCCGTCATTTTAAGGAACAAATTGCAAAAGGTTCGTTTGCGCCAGGGCATGTCATCCCATCTAGACGGGAGTTGGCCAATCAGCTCAAAATCAACCCGAATACAGTGCAGCGTGCCTATAAGGAAATGGAGGAGCAGAAATTGATTTATACAGAAGGAAATATGCCAAGTTGCATTACGAAAGATGAAGCGGTACTAAAAAGTGTACGTGAAGAATTAATCAGTGAAGCGGTGCAAGTATTTATCAGTTCGATAAAATCAATCAATGCGCCACTTCCCGAAATAATGGAGCTCGTACAGAAACAGTATGAGGAGGCGGAGCATCGTGATTGA
- a CDS encoding endonuclease Q family protein produces the protein MWQEIYADLHIHIGRTYKGRAVKITGSKNLTLTNILETATSRKGLDLIGIIDCHSPEVIEEVEHLLLEQKATELAEGGIRYKKTTLILGTEIEIYDANCHGPIHVLCYIPTLTKMKQFSNWLRLHQKNIHLSTQRTRCDGHTLQQKVHELGGLFIPAHVFTPFKSLFGRGVKSSLTEVFDSNLIDGIELGLSSDTMMVKGISELAPYSFVTNSDAHSLGKLAREYQKIQVQDVNFEELRKALHKMEGRQIIANYGLNPLLGKYHETVCANCGEQLIEEGHSRCPHCGKEQLIKGVAKRIVELTDNPQLEISRPPYIHQVPLDFIPGIGAKTIEKMLDAFGTEMNILHEASFEELKSVIPEKLAVLIDLSRKGQIAITGGGGGVYGKIDMN, from the coding sequence ATGTGGCAGGAAATTTATGCGGATTTACATATACATATTGGTCGTACTTATAAAGGTCGGGCAGTAAAAATAACAGGAAGCAAAAACTTGACGCTTACAAATATTTTGGAGACCGCTACTTCGAGAAAAGGATTGGATTTAATCGGCATTATTGATTGTCATTCCCCAGAAGTAATCGAAGAAGTGGAACATCTTCTTCTAGAACAAAAAGCAACAGAATTAGCTGAAGGCGGAATTCGTTATAAAAAGACAACGCTCATTTTAGGAACGGAAATTGAGATTTACGATGCAAACTGCCATGGGCCAATCCATGTTCTTTGCTATATACCGACACTTACTAAGATGAAACAGTTTTCAAATTGGCTCCGGCTTCACCAGAAGAACATCCATCTAAGCACACAGCGTACGCGATGTGATGGACACACTTTGCAGCAAAAAGTCCATGAACTTGGCGGCCTTTTTATTCCGGCGCACGTATTTACCCCGTTTAAAAGCCTTTTCGGCAGAGGGGTTAAAAGTAGTTTAACGGAAGTATTTGATTCAAACCTCATTGATGGAATTGAACTCGGATTAAGTTCTGATACGATGATGGTCAAAGGGATTAGTGAATTGGCCCCTTATAGCTTTGTAACAAATTCGGATGCGCATTCTTTAGGAAAGCTTGCCCGTGAATATCAGAAAATCCAGGTACAGGATGTTAATTTTGAAGAGCTGAGAAAAGCGCTCCATAAGATGGAAGGCAGACAAATCATAGCTAATTACGGACTTAATCCCCTACTTGGCAAGTATCACGAAACGGTATGTGCCAACTGCGGTGAACAATTAATAGAGGAAGGTCATAGCCGCTGCCCTCATTGCGGAAAGGAGCAGTTGATCAAAGGCGTTGCAAAAAGAATTGTAGAATTAACGGATAACCCGCAGCTGGAAATCAGCAGACCTCCGTATATTCACCAAGTTCCGCTCGATTTTATTCCGGGTATTGGCGCTAAAACAATTGAAAAGATGTTGGATGCATTCGGCACCGAGATGAATATTTTACATGAAGCATCATTTGAAGAACTAAAAAGCGTCATTCCTGAAAAACTTGCAGTCCTCATCGATTTATCAAGAAAAGGACAAATTGCCATTACAGGAGGCGGCGGCGGAGTATACGGAAAGATTGATATGAATTAA
- a CDS encoding M20/M25/M40 family metallo-hydrolase, translated as MFKWKSKEQLRQLLCELVQVKSVSGSQAEKEFPDIVVNKLSELAYFKENPGHLNRTYLSDGRSFISALVKKSPNTKKTVVLISHFDVVDVQEYGKWKQYAFDPEKLTEQFYSIKDDLPEAVRVDMESGNWLFGRGTMDMKCGLALHMSIVEQATFGEYDGNILLLTVPDEEVNSEGMRAAVPKLVQLLEEHNLEYTTILNSEPMFSNFPGDKNNYFYTGSIGKALPGFLCYGKEAHVGEPFGGLNANYMASVITAEMELNTDFCEKVGEEITPPPTNLIYHDLKTEYSTQISHRAVTLFNLFLFERSMTDVVSLLQQKAIRAASEIEQSYMNKATKYSQHTEFTPQELKVKVMTYEEIYEYALEKYGEEKVEGLLSNRDSEKDDRKRTIELVDQLAALCNELAPMIVIFFAPPFYPAISSGKNGLISNLVNELKQYTQETYDMEFHIQNYFAGISDLSYVGLNYENSSIASLINNMPVWDKGYSLPIGDMKKLNVPVLNIGPVGRDPHKWTERLDADFAFVTLVDLLQLTIEKLFAAHYEVNEQIVSK; from the coding sequence GTGTTTAAATGGAAGAGCAAAGAGCAGTTAAGGCAATTATTATGTGAACTTGTACAAGTAAAAAGTGTTTCAGGTTCACAGGCAGAAAAGGAATTCCCTGATATTGTAGTGAATAAACTGTCGGAGCTGGCCTATTTCAAAGAAAACCCTGGCCATTTAAATCGAACATATTTGAGTGACGGGCGCAGTTTCATTAGCGCATTGGTCAAAAAATCTCCGAATACTAAAAAGACAGTTGTATTAATTAGTCACTTTGATGTAGTGGATGTACAGGAATACGGAAAATGGAAACAATATGCTTTTGATCCTGAGAAGCTAACGGAACAATTTTACTCGATCAAAGACGACTTGCCTGAAGCAGTGCGAGTTGATATGGAGAGCGGAAACTGGCTATTCGGCAGAGGGACAATGGATATGAAATGCGGGCTTGCCTTGCATATGTCCATTGTTGAACAAGCGACGTTCGGAGAGTACGACGGCAACATTCTTTTATTGACCGTTCCTGATGAGGAAGTAAACTCTGAAGGGATGCGAGCAGCGGTTCCAAAACTTGTACAACTTCTGGAAGAGCATAATCTTGAATATACAACAATTTTAAATTCAGAGCCGATGTTCAGCAATTTTCCTGGCGATAAAAATAATTACTTCTATACCGGATCTATCGGAAAAGCATTGCCGGGCTTTTTATGCTACGGGAAGGAAGCCCATGTCGGGGAACCTTTTGGTGGATTGAATGCAAATTATATGGCATCGGTAATCACAGCTGAAATGGAATTAAATACGGATTTTTGTGAAAAGGTGGGCGAAGAAATTACACCGCCTCCTACGAACTTAATTTATCACGACTTGAAAACGGAGTATTCCACACAAATTTCACACCGGGCTGTGACGCTGTTTAATTTATTTTTATTTGAAAGAAGCATGACAGACGTTGTTTCATTGCTCCAGCAAAAAGCGATTAGAGCAGCAAGTGAAATAGAACAGTCCTATATGAACAAAGCTACGAAGTACTCACAGCATACGGAGTTTACACCGCAAGAATTAAAGGTGAAGGTCATGACGTATGAGGAGATTTACGAATATGCGCTGGAGAAATACGGTGAGGAAAAAGTTGAAGGGCTTCTATCAAATCGTGACAGCGAAAAAGATGATCGGAAACGAACGATTGAACTAGTCGATCAATTAGCTGCGTTATGTAATGAACTGGCACCGATGATTGTCATTTTCTTTGCGCCGCCATTTTATCCTGCAATCAGTTCGGGCAAAAATGGACTCATCAGCAACCTTGTAAATGAGTTGAAGCAATACACGCAGGAAACATATGATATGGAGTTCCACATTCAAAACTATTTCGCCGGAATATCGGATTTAAGTTATGTAGGTTTAAACTATGAAAACAGTTCAATTGCGTCGCTTATAAACAATATGCCGGTTTGGGATAAAGGCTACTCGCTGCCGATCGGGGATATGAAAAAGCTGAATGTACCGGTGCTGAACATTGGTCCGGTTGGGAGAGATCCGCATAAGTGGACAGAGCGGCTTGACGCGGATTTTGCATTTGTAACATTAGTCGATCTATTGCAATTGACAATTGAAAAATTATTCGCTGCGCATTATGAGGTGAATGAACAAATAGTAAGCAAATAA
- a CDS encoding MFS transporter: MKKINVAQVIADSKFNRFHFSLLAWCFLIILFDGYDLVVYGTVVPVLIEEWGLTTVQAGAIGSYGLFGMMFGAIILGILADRIGRKKVTAISIVLFSLFTVLCGFTTNVLLFSIFRFFAGLGLGGIMPNVIALLTDYSPKKMRSMVVSIVLCGYSVGGMLAPILGILIMPSLGWESIFWVAGIPLLLLPLMYKKLPESAVYLARRGKTEELFKNLRKVDPNITFDGTEELEHIPVDNSKVPVVGLFNNKRGLSTVMFWTAFFSCLLMVYGLNTWLPKLMIEAGYGLNSSLGFLITLQGGAMVGTIIIARLCDKYGSKKMLVPMYASGAIALTLLGFGGNTFYIYVLVAVAGAATIGAQNIVQAYVSQYYPPNIRSTALGMASGIGRMGGMMGPLLGGFLLSIALPIEMNFIAFAIPGLIAAIALTFVSDKRSYVNMQNRVSPENVTATKATLSEAVD; encoded by the coding sequence ATGAAGAAAATTAACGTAGCACAGGTTATTGCAGACAGTAAGTTTAACCGCTTTCATTTCAGCTTATTGGCATGGTGTTTTCTCATTATTTTATTTGATGGGTATGATTTAGTGGTCTATGGTACAGTTGTCCCTGTACTGATCGAGGAATGGGGATTGACGACAGTTCAAGCCGGAGCAATTGGCAGTTATGGTTTGTTCGGTATGATGTTTGGTGCGATCATTTTAGGAATTTTAGCAGACCGTATTGGCCGAAAAAAAGTTACCGCGATTTCGATCGTATTATTTAGCTTATTTACAGTCCTATGTGGCTTTACAACAAATGTATTGTTATTTTCAATTTTCCGCTTTTTCGCTGGGTTGGGCCTCGGTGGCATTATGCCGAATGTCATCGCATTATTGACAGATTATTCACCTAAAAAAATGCGCAGTATGGTCGTTTCCATTGTATTATGCGGCTATTCTGTCGGCGGGATGTTAGCCCCTATTTTAGGTATCTTAATTATGCCAAGCTTAGGCTGGGAGTCGATTTTTTGGGTGGCCGGAATTCCACTACTATTATTACCATTGATGTATAAAAAGCTGCCGGAATCAGCAGTTTACCTTGCTAGAAGGGGAAAGACAGAAGAGTTATTCAAGAATTTACGAAAAGTAGATCCGAATATAACATTTGACGGAACGGAAGAGCTCGAACATATTCCGGTTGATAATTCCAAAGTTCCTGTTGTCGGATTATTTAATAATAAACGTGGTTTAAGTACGGTCATGTTTTGGACAGCGTTTTTCTCATGTCTTCTAATGGTTTATGGATTAAACACATGGTTGCCAAAGCTCATGATTGAAGCGGGCTATGGGTTGAACTCGAGCTTAGGCTTCCTCATTACACTTCAAGGTGGTGCAATGGTCGGTACGATTATTATCGCCCGGTTATGTGATAAATACGGTTCAAAGAAAATGCTCGTTCCGATGTATGCCTCTGGTGCAATCGCTTTAACACTTCTAGGGTTTGGCGGTAATACGTTTTACATTTATGTGTTAGTTGCTGTCGCTGGTGCTGCAACAATCGGTGCTCAAAATATTGTACAAGCATACGTTTCACAGTACTACCCGCCAAATATCCGTTCCACTGCATTAGGGATGGCATCCGGGATTGGGCGTATGGGCGGCATGATGGGTCCCCTTCTAGGCGGCTTCCTATTATCAATTGCATTGCCGATTGAAATGAACTTCATCGCATTTGCCATTCCGGGTTTAATTGCTGCGATTGCTTTAACATTCGTTTCGGATAAACGCTCGTATGTAAATATGCAAAATCGCGTGTCTCCAGAAAATGTTACCGCAACTAAAGCAACACTGTCCGAAGCAGTTGATTAA
- a CDS encoding ABC transporter ATP-binding protein has product MIEVKSVSKKYKRKQVLKDMSFTAEKGQITCLIGINGAGKTTIMKSIMALTPIDRGEILIDGKKISKDAYEKITYIPDRLTMSPNYTIAQSFEFMADFYKVWNEQRATELLAFFQLDPSDKISSLSKGNTAKVNLLLGLALDVDYILMDEPFSGIDIFSREQIANVFTSHLIENRGVIITTHEINDIEHLIDKAVLIGDGRVLREMDVEQMRETEGKSVVDVMREVYVG; this is encoded by the coding sequence GTGATTGAAGTTAAAAGTGTCTCTAAAAAATATAAAAGAAAGCAAGTATTGAAAGATATGAGCTTTACTGCAGAAAAAGGGCAAATTACATGCCTGATCGGAATTAACGGTGCAGGAAAAACGACCATTATGAAATCTATCATGGCGCTCACTCCGATTGACCGTGGCGAAATTTTAATCGATGGAAAAAAAATCAGCAAAGATGCGTACGAAAAAATTACGTATATTCCAGACCGTCTGACAATGTCACCAAACTATACAATTGCACAAAGCTTCGAGTTTATGGCCGATTTTTATAAAGTGTGGAATGAACAGCGGGCAACAGAACTTCTCGCATTTTTTCAACTGGATCCGAGCGATAAAATTTCAAGCTTATCAAAAGGGAACACGGCAAAAGTTAATTTACTGCTTGGCTTGGCATTGGATGTAGACTACATACTAATGGATGAGCCATTTTCAGGAATCGATATCTTTTCTAGGGAACAGATTGCGAATGTCTTTACGAGTCATTTAATCGAAAACCGAGGCGTCATTATTACAACACATGAAATTAATGATATTGAGCATTTAATCGATAAGGCGGTGCTTATTGGAGACGGCCGTGTATTAAGAGAAATGGATGTAGAACAAATGCGGGAAACAGAAGGCAAATCCGTAGTAGATGTAATGCGGGAGGTGTATGTCGGATGA